Genomic DNA from Setaria italica strain Yugu1 chromosome V, Setaria_italica_v2.0, whole genome shotgun sequence:
TCTGAGCCCAGTCCCGCAGCATCCTCGTGTTGTTTCTGTAAATCCTGTTATCATGGGAGACCTTTGTCAGGGTTGGCATGGTTTTAACAACAAAGCAACCTGGGTTGATGTGAAGAAAGGACTAAAAGACGATATATCTGCATTTTGTAGTTGACTTCTCGAAGTGTTTGGTTTTCTGCCAGCCTCTACTTTTTAGTTTTTAGCGTCATATGGTGTTTAATATTTCTGCATTGGCTAGGATTTAAGGTgttctttctttattttgttGCAGAAGTCTTAGTGGTTTAATTACAGGATAGCTCATCAGATAAGTTGATGAGTCATGGCATTAATAGAAAACATTACCATATTTCGCTGGGTCCTCAAGGATCTCCATGAGAGCCCTATATGCGTCTAAGTACACAATTTTGCTTCCATGGAGTGAACCTTGCAATGCTCGAATTAATTCTTGAAGTTTAGAGTTGTAGACCTGGGCATCCCAGTTTTGTTCATCCACGCATGCCCTGTCAGGGTCTCTGCTCACTGTGATTTGGATAGGTGTGCAACCAAACGGGGGGAGGCCTGCCAAAGAGAATTGTCGCCCCCCAAGGTCATATAGTTCCTGCAATTCGAATTTAGGGAATCGAAAGAGTTATGCCTAGTTTTTCAACTGGAATAGAAGAATTCAGTAGAAACAACCCAAAAGAGGAAATGGCTACTTTTACCTTGACATGAACTTGTGCCATCTCGAGAACAGTATCTTGGTATTCACCAATGcccatcttcctcttctttgacGAAGAATAGTAATGCGAGAAATCATTGGTTCCTGAGCTGATAAAAATCAGGGAGTTGGCAATGATCCTGGAAGCTTCCTTATCTCCAACGATGCCCCTGAGCCGGAGGAGGTAGTCCTTGAAGAGGTTCACCTGCTTTGACATTGGCAGAGTATTGGCCAGCTGCGACGTCTGGTCATCGAACCCTGAACCCGCAGATGCAAAGTTGACCCCTGTCATGATGTCGTTGTTCGATAGCTTTGAGTCCAGGTATGGTGGAGAGAATTCCTTGAGTTGCAGCCTCTGGTTGAGGAGGTCTGGAACGAGCCGGCCATTGGAGAACCTCCCTGTCGGCTTCTTCCCTGGGAAGTCTCTCCCGTAAGGAACATGGTTTGCTACAGCCACCGTGGGGAGACGATTGTTGTTTCCGGTATCGAGAACGGAGTCGCCAAAGTAGAAGATGGCCGAGAACTTCGGCTGAATTCTCTTGGCAGAAGAAATGGCtggggaagagaggaggagaactAGGAGAAGAGCAGGGTGTGCCATCAGAATGATCTGTGTGCCTCTGTTTTAATCAGTTCCTAT
This window encodes:
- the LOC101785950 gene encoding GDSL esterase/lipase At1g58430 isoform X1 → MAHPALLLVLLLSSPAISSAKRIQPKFSAIFYFGDSVLDTGNNNRLPTVAVANHVPYGRDFPGKKPTGRFSNGRLVPDLLNQRLQLKEFSPPYLDSKLSNNDIMTGVNFASAGSGFDDQTSQLANTLPMSKQVNLFKDYLLRLRGIVGDKEASRIIANSLIFISSGTNDFSHYYSSSKKRKMGIGEYQDTVLEMAQVHVKELYDLGGRQFSLAGLPPFGCTPIQITVSRDPDRACVDEQNWDAQVYNSKLQELIRALQGSLHGSKIVYLDAYRALMEILEDPAKYGFTETTRGCCGTGLREVALLCNALTPICKNVSSYVFYDAVHPTERVYMLVNDYIVKDVIPQF
- the LOC101785950 gene encoding GDSL esterase/lipase At1g06990 isoform X2 — protein: MAHPALLLVLLLSSPAISSAKRIQPKFSAIFYFGDSVLDTGNNNRLPTVAVANHVPYGRDFPGKKPTGRFSNGRLVPDLLNQRLQLKEFSPPYLDSKLSNNDIMTGVNFASAGSGFDDQTSQLANTLPMSKQVNLFKDYLLRLRGIVGDKEASRIIANSLIFISSGTNDFSHYYSSSKKRKMGIGEYQDTVLEMAQVHVKELYDLGGRQFSLAGLPPFGCTPIQITVSRDPDRACVDEQNWDAQDLQKQHEDAAGLGSERSLCFAMH